The following coding sequences lie in one Polluticoccus soli genomic window:
- a CDS encoding LptF/LptG family permease, giving the protein MKKLDWYIVKKFLSTFFFAIIILAVIACVIDYSEKVEDFVEKKAPAMAILNYFKNFIPHISALLFPLFIFIATIFFTSKLAYKSEIIAILASGVSFQRFLRPYLIGAGFLCALSLFANHWVVPNANKQRLAFEDKYIHSASIMSDRNVHLRLSKDLYVFVQSYDYTANVGYRFTAEVIEGQLLREKIMAERASYDSVKKIWTLFGVTIRKNDGLKESLDFVPELKKTYPNFKPSDLEEDDAIKEALNTIELDKYIAREKLRGRETLNFFYVEKHRRTAQPFAGFILTIIGVCIASKKVRGGSGLHLALGIVISATYIMAMQLSTTFATKGGLNPLIAVWIPNLIFGVLALYLYRKQIK; this is encoded by the coding sequence ATGAAAAAACTCGACTGGTACATAGTCAAAAAATTCCTGAGCACATTCTTCTTTGCCATCATCATACTGGCAGTGATAGCCTGTGTTATCGACTATTCGGAAAAGGTGGAAGACTTTGTGGAGAAGAAGGCGCCGGCGATGGCGATCCTAAATTATTTCAAAAACTTCATCCCACACATATCGGCGCTGTTGTTCCCGCTGTTCATCTTCATTGCCACTATATTTTTTACCTCTAAGCTGGCCTATAAGTCTGAGATCATTGCCATACTGGCCTCCGGCGTATCATTCCAGCGATTTTTGCGTCCCTATCTCATAGGGGCGGGCTTTCTTTGCGCGCTTTCGTTGTTTGCCAACCACTGGGTAGTACCGAATGCCAACAAACAGCGCCTGGCGTTTGAAGATAAGTACATACATAGTGCTTCTATCATGTCGGACCGCAATGTACATCTGCGTTTATCAAAAGACCTTTACGTATTTGTGCAGAGTTACGACTACACCGCCAATGTAGGTTACCGTTTCACAGCCGAGGTGATCGAAGGGCAGCTGCTAAGAGAAAAGATAATGGCTGAACGCGCCAGCTACGACAGCGTGAAGAAAATATGGACACTGTTTGGCGTCACTATCCGCAAGAACGACGGCCTGAAAGAAAGCCTGGACTTTGTACCGGAGCTGAAGAAAACCTACCCTAACTTCAAACCATCTGATCTTGAAGAAGACGATGCGATCAAAGAGGCGCTGAATACCATCGAACTCGACAAGTACATCGCCCGCGAAAAACTCCGCGGCCGCGAAACCCTGAATTTCTTTTACGTAGAAAAGCATAGGCGTACTGCCCAGCCCTTTGCCGGTTTTATTCTTACCATCATCGGCGTGTGTATCGCCAGCAAAAAGGTAAGAGGTGGTAGCGGTCTTCACCTTGCACTGGGTATCGTCATCAGCGCGACCTATATCATGGCTATGCAGCTGTCTACTACCTTTGCCACCAAGGGCGGCCTCAACCCGCTTATTGCCGTTTGGATTCCCAATCTCATCTTCGGAGTACTGGCGCTTTACCTGTATCGCAAACAGATAAAATAG
- the sucD gene encoding succinate--CoA ligase subunit alpha, with translation MAVLVNKNSKVIVQGFTGTEGTFHATQMIEYGTNVVGGVTPGKGGSKHLDKPVFNTVKDAVDNTGADVSIIFVPPAFAADAIMEAADAGIKVIICITEGIPVQDMVKARDFLRGRDSRLIGPNCPGVITAGEAKVGIMPGFVFKKGKIGIVSKSGTLTYEAADQVAKAGMGVTTAIGIGGDPIIGTTTREAVELLMNDPETEGIIMIGEIGGNMEAEAAEWLKANMRKPVVGFIAGQTAPPGRRMGHAGAIIGGADDTAEAKMKIMAACGIHVVASPADIGKTMAQVMSKAPVAAN, from the coding sequence ATGGCTGTTTTAGTAAATAAGAACTCAAAGGTGATCGTGCAGGGTTTTACCGGCACTGAAGGTACCTTCCACGCTACCCAAATGATAGAATATGGTACTAATGTTGTGGGCGGTGTAACTCCGGGTAAAGGTGGTTCTAAACACCTGGATAAACCAGTATTCAACACAGTAAAAGACGCGGTAGATAATACAGGCGCAGACGTTTCTATCATCTTCGTTCCGCCTGCTTTTGCAGCCGATGCTATTATGGAAGCAGCTGATGCAGGTATCAAAGTGATCATTTGCATTACAGAAGGTATTCCTGTGCAGGATATGGTTAAGGCCCGCGATTTCCTCCGTGGCCGCGACAGCAGGCTGATAGGTCCTAACTGTCCTGGTGTAATTACTGCAGGCGAAGCGAAAGTTGGTATCATGCCAGGCTTCGTATTTAAGAAAGGCAAGATCGGTATCGTATCTAAATCAGGTACTTTGACATATGAAGCTGCTGACCAGGTAGCTAAAGCAGGTATGGGTGTTACAACGGCTATCGGTATCGGTGGCGACCCGATCATTGGTACTACAACCCGCGAGGCGGTAGAACTGCTGATGAACGATCCTGAAACTGAAGGTATTATCATGATAGGTGAGATTGGTGGTAACATGGAAGCTGAAGCTGCAGAATGGCTGAAAGCTAACATGCGCAAACCTGTAGTTGGTTTCATTGCTGGCCAGACAGCGCCTCCGGGCCGTCGTATGGGCCACGCTGGTGCCATCATTGGTGGTGCTGATGATACTGCTGAAGCTAAAATGAAGATCATGGCTGCTTGTGGCATTCACGTTGTGGCTAGCCCTGCCGACATTGGTAAAACAATGGCGCAGGTAATGAGCAAAGCTCCGGTAGCTGCCAACTAG
- a CDS encoding DUF7619 domain-containing protein, with protein sequence MTKTLLSVAIILSATLFTTVSSYAQTASIALTTPPCNNNGVLTATFTGMTPPITVNWWVGSASTPITQTVTSSTAVLTSYSGAGVWLVATSSTGTAQASYQGAPPFLVSTNNPTVICPALGTLTATVTGGLPPYTYQWYDKTNTLVGTSNPLTIAAGQYKLVVTDANSCSYSDDSVTIYETNNINFTVSSTTANCTNGTATATTPTGGVAPYSFLWSNTATSQSISGLVKGQYTVTATDAQGCKAMRYVNVAQSVNIGANITLTPATCVQNNGSATVFGSGGTPPYTYLWSNSGTTQTITGLTAGSYSVKVTDANGCFGTNSQYLSSSTPVNAQVTTTPSSCTSATGSATLSITGGLAPYNIQWFTVPAQTTTTATTLAAGTYSFKITDANNCVRTGSVNVPPINNVMVSVSAINATCTLSNGSLAATATGGATPYSYLWSNSATTPAISGLAAGGYSVKVTDNAGCSKTVSKSVAKSSPVNAALSSTPVSCIFNSDGSITANVWGGTAPYTYNWSNSQTTQTITGLKPGYYSVTVTDANGCTAFQSTILTYNASNNSCYCTITGTVYNDANSNCTQDAGELGIPNIQIHASGLGYAYTNSAGVYSFKAPTGSYTISETVKAAYPLASCQNNAVPVTVTAAANCSTAVNFANNTATLHDMHISTWNFTCPVPGFTYLQKCIITNMGTVAEPAVAGGYKTDGQIGAPTFVPGGFFTGTGNWRPLTGSLSLAPAASQAFTVNYSMPTSIPLNTSLVFTDTTAYAAPITNWLSDYSPWNNVNYYTPITVGSYDPNFKEVSPKGDGPAGNITYKDSVLEYMIHFQNLGTYKAQNIFILDQLDADLDWSTLTPIYKSHPCDITMSETGEVRFQFNNIDLPAKQDDEVGSNGMVSFSIKTKTGLALGTEFKNNAAIYFDFNDPVITNTTLNTLATVSVKEVENVKNSVLVYPNPTNSALTIKMNKDVYKTARLMNTMGQLVAEYKLDSKESQINVSNLPAGIYFMLLSGENGSTVERIEKQ encoded by the coding sequence ATGACGAAAACATTACTAAGCGTAGCTATTATTCTATCTGCAACGCTCTTTACTACTGTCTCCTCTTATGCACAAACGGCCTCTATAGCTCTTACAACACCACCTTGCAATAACAATGGTGTACTAACTGCAACCTTTACCGGCATGACGCCGCCTATAACAGTTAACTGGTGGGTAGGATCGGCGAGCACACCAATAACGCAGACTGTAACTAGTTCCACAGCAGTGCTAACCAGCTATTCAGGAGCTGGCGTGTGGCTGGTTGCTACCAGTAGCACCGGTACGGCACAAGCAAGCTACCAGGGTGCCCCGCCATTCCTGGTCTCAACCAACAATCCTACTGTGATATGTCCGGCATTAGGAACATTGACGGCCACTGTTACCGGCGGCTTACCTCCTTACACTTATCAGTGGTACGACAAAACCAACACACTGGTTGGAACAAGTAACCCGCTCACTATAGCCGCCGGGCAGTACAAACTGGTGGTAACCGATGCCAACAGCTGTTCGTACTCAGACGATTCAGTCACTATTTACGAAACGAACAACATCAATTTCACAGTAAGCAGCACCACCGCAAACTGTACTAACGGTACGGCAACAGCAACCACACCGACGGGTGGTGTTGCTCCCTACAGTTTCTTGTGGTCTAACACGGCTACCAGCCAATCTATAAGCGGTCTTGTCAAAGGCCAATACACGGTAACCGCAACGGATGCGCAAGGATGTAAAGCAATGAGGTATGTAAACGTTGCCCAATCTGTAAACATAGGTGCCAACATCACGCTAACGCCGGCCACCTGCGTTCAAAACAATGGTAGTGCAACAGTATTCGGCTCAGGTGGTACACCACCATATACTTATTTATGGAGCAATAGCGGCACTACCCAAACAATAACAGGCCTTACAGCAGGCTCTTACTCCGTAAAGGTGACCGATGCAAACGGTTGTTTTGGCACAAATAGTCAATACCTATCGAGCTCAACACCTGTAAACGCCCAGGTTACTACCACACCAAGTTCTTGTACCAGTGCAACAGGAAGCGCCACACTGTCAATTACAGGCGGACTTGCTCCCTACAACATTCAATGGTTCACAGTTCCGGCGCAAACTACTACCACAGCCACTACCCTGGCCGCCGGCACTTATTCTTTCAAAATAACTGACGCCAACAACTGCGTGAGGACAGGCAGCGTAAACGTCCCTCCCATCAACAACGTGATGGTGAGCGTTAGCGCGATCAATGCTACCTGCACACTATCAAACGGTAGCCTGGCTGCCACCGCTACTGGTGGTGCCACGCCTTATTCCTATCTATGGAGCAACAGTGCAACTACGCCAGCTATTTCGGGCCTGGCTGCGGGCGGCTATTCTGTAAAAGTGACAGACAATGCAGGCTGTTCGAAAACAGTATCGAAGTCAGTAGCCAAATCTTCACCTGTGAATGCGGCTCTTTCGAGCACACCGGTGTCTTGTATCTTCAATAGCGATGGTAGTATCACCGCTAACGTATGGGGAGGCACAGCGCCTTACACCTATAACTGGAGTAATTCTCAAACCACACAAACGATCACCGGTCTGAAACCCGGTTATTATTCTGTAACCGTGACAGATGCCAACGGATGCACAGCTTTTCAATCAACCATCCTAACCTACAACGCCAGCAATAATAGCTGTTATTGCACCATTACCGGTACGGTTTACAATGATGCCAACAGCAATTGCACGCAAGATGCAGGCGAGCTTGGAATTCCCAACATACAGATACACGCCAGTGGCTTAGGTTATGCATATACCAACTCAGCTGGTGTTTATTCTTTTAAAGCACCAACAGGATCTTACACAATATCAGAGACTGTAAAAGCGGCATATCCATTGGCCAGCTGCCAAAATAACGCTGTTCCTGTAACGGTAACCGCCGCTGCTAACTGCAGTACAGCGGTAAACTTTGCGAACAATACAGCCACGCTGCATGATATGCACATCAGCACATGGAACTTTACTTGTCCTGTGCCCGGTTTTACCTACCTGCAAAAATGCATTATCACCAACATGGGTACCGTTGCTGAACCTGCTGTAGCCGGCGGATATAAAACAGACGGCCAGATCGGCGCACCAACATTTGTACCCGGTGGCTTCTTTACCGGCACAGGCAACTGGCGTCCGCTCACTGGATCGTTAAGCTTAGCCCCAGCTGCTTCTCAGGCGTTTACAGTTAATTACTCAATGCCGACAAGCATTCCGTTGAACACTAGCCTGGTTTTTACCGATACCACTGCTTATGCGGCACCTATTACAAACTGGCTAAGCGACTATTCTCCTTGGAATAACGTGAATTACTATACGCCGATAACCGTAGGATCTTACGACCCGAACTTTAAGGAGGTAAGTCCTAAAGGAGATGGTCCCGCTGGTAACATTACCTATAAAGATTCAGTGTTGGAGTATATGATCCATTTCCAGAACCTGGGTACTTATAAAGCACAGAACATTTTCATCCTCGACCAGCTGGATGCTGACCTGGACTGGAGCACGCTGACCCCGATCTACAAATCGCATCCTTGTGATATAACCATGAGCGAAACAGGTGAAGTACGTTTCCAGTTCAACAACATAGACCTGCCTGCCAAGCAAGATGACGAAGTGGGCAGCAATGGTATGGTTTCTTTCAGCATCAAGACGAAGACAGGACTGGCATTAGGTACAGAATTCAAGAACAACGCTGCGATCTATTTCGACTTCAACGATCCGGTGATCACCAACACCACGCTGAATACCTTGGCTACAGTTTCAGTGAAGGAAGTTGAGAATGTAAAGAACTCGGTATTGGTATATCCTAATCCGACTAATTCTGCGTTGACTATTAAGATGAATAAAGATGTCTATAAAACAGCACGATTGATGAACACCATGGGTCAACTTGTCGCTGAATATAAATTAGACAGCAAAGAGTCTCAGATCAACGTAAGCAACCTGCCTGCTGGTATTTATTTTATGCTGCTAAGTGGCGAGAATGGAAGTACTGTTGAGAGGATAGAAAAACAATAA
- a CDS encoding T9SS type A sorting domain-containing protein translates to MIRLILFIVFLIGTQAPAAFAQHMIDGDPGDSTTFTFEINDSLIRTKHVESIDTTGALLWKIGTTSKAFFSGGKTSDYAIMTDTSNFYPINANDAFVLKFQQGGFFNMIIGFWHKYQTTSKHDGGVVEYSTDGFNWLNLLDSCNADTMFWMESGITTENFYSRNDTLLNGTPAFNGTSNGWQYSRFQFFYGLPVKGTSYPCLPTDSAFVRFRFISDDTVESLDGWIIDNIKIERDMYSAVKDIKQSGDITVYPNPTINEILIYADEKRYTNGVLINALGQIVKRVPIYDSRTKINIKELPPGTYVLQLRGPEAIAVERILKQ, encoded by the coding sequence ATGATCAGACTTATACTTTTTATCGTATTCCTTATTGGGACGCAGGCGCCAGCCGCCTTCGCACAACACATGATCGATGGAGACCCGGGCGATTCAACCACATTTACGTTTGAGATAAATGACTCGCTGATCCGTACAAAACACGTGGAAAGCATCGACACCACGGGTGCCTTGCTCTGGAAAATAGGCACTACTTCCAAAGCATTCTTTTCGGGAGGAAAAACCTCAGACTATGCTATTATGACGGATACGTCCAACTTCTATCCTATCAATGCCAACGACGCGTTCGTTTTAAAGTTTCAGCAAGGTGGCTTTTTCAACATGATCATCGGCTTCTGGCATAAGTACCAAACTACGTCGAAACATGATGGTGGAGTTGTAGAATATTCCACTGACGGCTTCAACTGGTTGAACCTACTTGACAGTTGCAATGCTGACACCATGTTTTGGATGGAAAGCGGCATCACGACAGAGAATTTTTACTCACGGAATGATACGCTTCTAAATGGTACGCCGGCCTTTAATGGCACTAGCAATGGGTGGCAATATTCACGCTTCCAGTTTTTCTACGGATTGCCAGTCAAAGGAACTTCTTATCCATGCCTGCCAACCGATTCTGCTTTCGTTCGTTTCCGTTTTATAAGCGATGATACGGTTGAATCCCTGGACGGTTGGATCATTGACAACATAAAAATCGAACGCGATATGTATAGCGCAGTTAAAGACATTAAACAATCTGGTGACATAACAGTATACCCTAATCCTACCATTAATGAGATCCTGATATATGCAGACGAAAAACGCTACACCAATGGCGTTCTTATTAATGCTCTGGGACAGATCGTGAAGAGAGTACCTATCTACGACAGCCGCACTAAAATTAATATCAAAGAACTTCCACCTGGAACTTATGTGCTTCAGCTTCGGGGACCGGAGGCCATTGCTGTTGAAAGGATCCTAAAGCAATAA
- the ligD gene encoding DNA ligase D yields MLAKLHDKAFDREGWIFEIKWDGYRAIAEVNGKNSRMYSRNGLAFENEYAVVFDELNRIKKKMVLDGELVAFGENGMPSFQAIQQYDPATTPLVYYVFDILYLNGKSLENSPLLERKQILKDLLPESDIIKYCDHIETYGLEFFELMQQQGLEGMIAKRGDSRYIEDSRSSDWLKVKHMLTDEAVIAGYTAPRGGRSYFGALILGSYEKGKLKYIGHTGTGFTQKTLKEVHAKLQELETDESPFDEKVKVNSPVTWVKPKLVCNLKFTEVTADGNRRHPVFMGLRKDKAAKEVKLEAPVAKDKTEPVTAQEKAMEKTTTVGGKKLALTNLDKVYWPDEGYTKGDVINYYSEMAKHMIKYLKGRPESLMRTPNGITGGAFYHKDAGEHAPDWMETYPVWSESSNKTVDYLVCNDKPSLLYIANLGCIEINPWNSTIKHPDNPDYFIMDIDPSEKNTFDQVVECAQVIKEILDKAGAESYCKTSGSTGLHIYVPLGAKYTYEEAKQFAEMIAQFAQEQLPDFTTLERSLSKRGKDQIYIDYLQNRRGQTLSSVYSLRPKPGAPVSTPLEWKEVKKGLHPTDFNIENIFKRIEKKGDLFAPVLGKGIDMLKAIKKLAE; encoded by the coding sequence ATGCTGGCCAAGCTACACGATAAGGCATTCGATCGCGAAGGATGGATATTTGAGATAAAATGGGATGGTTACCGCGCCATAGCAGAAGTGAATGGTAAAAACTCGCGCATGTATTCACGCAACGGTTTGGCTTTTGAAAATGAATATGCCGTTGTATTTGATGAACTGAATCGGATAAAGAAAAAAATGGTGTTGGATGGTGAGCTGGTAGCGTTCGGAGAGAATGGCATGCCCAGCTTCCAGGCCATACAGCAATACGATCCTGCAACTACTCCCCTCGTCTACTACGTGTTCGACATATTGTACCTCAACGGAAAATCGTTGGAGAACAGTCCGCTACTAGAACGAAAACAGATACTCAAAGATCTGTTGCCTGAAAGCGATATTATTAAATACTGCGACCATATTGAAACCTACGGGCTGGAATTCTTCGAGCTGATGCAGCAACAAGGATTGGAAGGCATGATAGCCAAACGCGGCGACAGCAGGTATATTGAAGACAGCCGCAGCAGTGACTGGCTAAAGGTAAAACACATGTTGACCGACGAAGCTGTGATAGCAGGCTATACGGCACCACGCGGCGGGCGAAGCTATTTCGGCGCGCTGATACTGGGAAGCTATGAAAAAGGCAAGCTCAAATACATTGGCCATACCGGTACGGGCTTTACGCAGAAGACACTGAAAGAAGTACACGCCAAACTGCAGGAGCTGGAAACTGATGAAAGCCCCTTCGACGAAAAGGTGAAAGTTAACTCGCCTGTTACCTGGGTAAAACCTAAGCTGGTTTGCAATCTTAAGTTTACCGAAGTGACGGCCGATGGCAACCGCAGACACCCGGTATTTATGGGGTTGCGGAAGGACAAAGCAGCTAAAGAAGTAAAACTGGAAGCACCAGTTGCTAAAGACAAAACAGAACCTGTTACTGCACAAGAAAAAGCTATGGAGAAAACAACTACCGTCGGCGGCAAGAAACTGGCGCTGACCAACCTGGATAAAGTATACTGGCCCGACGAAGGTTATACCAAGGGTGATGTCATCAACTACTATAGCGAGATGGCTAAACACATGATCAAATATCTGAAAGGACGTCCGGAATCGCTGATGCGAACGCCTAACGGAATAACAGGAGGAGCCTTTTATCATAAAGATGCAGGCGAACATGCGCCTGATTGGATGGAAACCTACCCGGTTTGGTCAGAAAGTTCAAACAAAACCGTAGACTACCTGGTTTGTAACGACAAGCCCTCGCTACTGTACATCGCCAATCTTGGTTGCATTGAGATAAATCCATGGAACTCAACCATAAAACATCCTGATAATCCTGATTATTTCATCATGGACATAGATCCGTCTGAAAAAAACACGTTCGACCAGGTGGTAGAGTGTGCACAGGTGATCAAGGAAATACTGGATAAGGCGGGTGCAGAATCCTATTGTAAAACATCGGGCTCCACCGGATTACACATATATGTACCTCTCGGCGCAAAGTATACTTACGAAGAAGCGAAGCAGTTTGCAGAGATGATCGCGCAATTTGCCCAGGAACAGCTGCCTGACTTCACAACATTGGAGCGGTCGCTATCTAAACGCGGCAAAGACCAGATATACATAGACTACTTGCAAAATCGCCGCGGCCAAACGCTGAGCAGCGTTTACAGCCTGCGTCCAAAACCTGGAGCACCTGTATCTACCCCACTTGAATGGAAGGAAGTAAAAAAAGGTCTGCACCCAACCGACTTCAATATTGAGAACATCTTTAAGCGCATCGAAAAGAAAGGTGATCTGTTTGCACCTGTGTTGGGAAAAGGCATCGATATGCTCAAGGCCATTAAGAAGCTGGCGGAATAA
- a CDS encoding ABC transporter ATP-binding protein — translation MIELRNIRKSFGEKVVLEDVSAAMEPGKVNLIIGTSGSGKTVLMKCMIGLIHPDSGHVLYEGKDITNMEEKDLKDIRMQIGMLFQGSALFDSMTVENNVRFPLDMFTKMSRAEKRTRVNEVLARVNLEGANKKYPAEISGGMKKRVALARALVLNPKYLFCDEPNSGLDPQTSLVIDKLIKELTIEYNSVTVINTHDMNTVMESGDHIVYMYKGHKKWEGSNKDIIYSKDQQLNDFIFASEFLTKAKEMSMMEDRGHIK, via the coding sequence ATGATAGAGTTAAGGAATATTCGTAAGAGTTTTGGAGAGAAGGTGGTACTGGAAGACGTGTCTGCCGCTATGGAGCCGGGCAAGGTAAACCTCATCATTGGCACCAGCGGTAGCGGTAAGACCGTACTGATGAAGTGCATGATCGGCCTCATACATCCTGACTCGGGCCACGTGCTCTATGAAGGCAAGGACATCACCAACATGGAGGAGAAAGACCTGAAGGATATTCGTATGCAGATAGGTATGCTGTTCCAGGGCTCAGCTTTATTCGATAGTATGACCGTGGAGAACAATGTGCGTTTTCCCCTCGACATGTTCACTAAAATGAGCCGTGCTGAAAAGCGTACCAGGGTAAACGAAGTACTTGCCCGCGTGAACCTGGAAGGCGCAAACAAGAAATATCCTGCGGAGATTAGTGGTGGTATGAAGAAGAGGGTTGCCCTGGCGCGCGCGCTGGTGCTTAACCCTAAATACCTATTCTGCGATGAGCCCAACTCCGGCCTCGATCCGCAAACATCGCTGGTTATCGATAAACTTATCAAAGAGCTGACCATAGAGTATAATAGTGTTACAGTAATCAATACCCACGATATGAATACCGTAATGGAAAGCGGTGACCATATTGTGTACATGTATAAGGGCCACAAAAAATGGGAGGGCTCTAATAAAGACATTATCTACAGCAAAGACCAGCAACTCAATGACTTCATCTTTGCCTCCGAATTCCTGACCAAGGCCAAGGAGATGAGTATGATGGAAGACAGAGGACACATAAAATAA
- a CDS encoding DNA polymerase ligase N-terminal domain-containing protein, giving the protein MSLTKYKQKRKFTETPEPTGKANKQNDKLTFVIQRHHASHLHYDFRLELNGTLKSWAVPKGPSLNPKDKRLAMMVEDHPLEYASFEGDIPPGNYGAGHVDIWDHGTYDPVDEKGEVISATQFAKSLRSGSIKFRMKGRKLKGEFALVKLKSDEKSWLLIKHRDDHATDDDYNAEDHAKKSSLAYTAARAAGTISISKKAVKKAATKKVAAKKAVAVKKKSSLKKS; this is encoded by the coding sequence ATGAGCCTGACAAAATATAAGCAGAAGCGAAAATTTACCGAAACACCTGAGCCTACCGGCAAAGCAAACAAGCAGAACGATAAACTCACGTTTGTGATACAGCGGCACCATGCCTCGCACCTGCACTACGACTTCAGGTTGGAACTAAATGGTACGTTGAAAAGCTGGGCCGTGCCCAAAGGCCCTTCCCTCAACCCAAAAGACAAACGCCTGGCCATGATGGTAGAAGACCATCCGCTGGAGTACGCCAGTTTTGAAGGCGATATACCTCCCGGTAATTATGGCGCCGGGCACGTAGATATTTGGGACCATGGTACATATGACCCGGTGGACGAAAAAGGAGAGGTTATTTCCGCGACACAGTTTGCGAAAAGTCTTCGTAGTGGCAGTATTAAGTTTCGAATGAAGGGGCGGAAGTTGAAAGGTGAGTTTGCCCTCGTGAAACTGAAAAGCGATGAGAAAAGCTGGCTGCTCATCAAGCATCGCGACGACCATGCTACCGACGATGATTACAATGCAGAAGACCACGCAAAGAAAAGCTCGTTAGCATATACAGCAGCCCGTGCTGCAGGCACCATCTCCATCTCTAAAAAAGCAGTAAAGAAAGCTGCAACAAAAAAGGTTGCCGCTAAGAAAGCTGTCGCTGTAAAAAAAAAGAGCAGCCTGAAGAAGAGTTGA
- a CDS encoding Ku protein — MRAIWTGAIGFGLVNIPIRIFSATQSSTLDLDMLDKKDHSNIRFQRINENTGKVVEWANIVKGYKHEGEYIVLDDEDFEKASPEKSKMIEIQEFVKETEIDPAFFDSPYYLEPGKGGEKAYALLRAALKETGKVALGTYVMRTKENFCMLREANNMIILFKLRFPEEIRDASDLNIPEKTEVKAAELKMATSLINQLTPKKFDITKYKDTYSAELMNMIEAKASGVKPKKTAIKMVKSKSKDLMAQLKESLERKKAS; from the coding sequence ATGCGTGCTATTTGGACAGGTGCAATAGGATTTGGCTTGGTGAACATCCCGATACGGATATTCAGCGCCACACAGTCGAGTACTCTCGACCTCGACATGCTCGACAAAAAAGACCACTCAAACATTAGGTTTCAGAGGATAAATGAGAATACCGGCAAGGTGGTAGAATGGGCCAATATCGTAAAAGGCTATAAACACGAAGGTGAATATATAGTACTGGACGACGAGGACTTTGAAAAGGCCAGCCCCGAAAAAAGCAAGATGATCGAGATACAGGAGTTCGTGAAAGAAACGGAAATAGATCCCGCTTTCTTCGATTCGCCCTACTATCTCGAACCTGGCAAAGGCGGAGAGAAAGCCTATGCCTTATTGCGCGCAGCGCTTAAAGAAACCGGTAAGGTTGCGTTGGGCACGTACGTAATGCGCACAAAAGAGAACTTCTGTATGCTGCGTGAGGCCAACAATATGATCATACTGTTCAAACTGCGGTTTCCTGAGGAGATACGCGATGCCAGCGATCTGAATATACCGGAAAAAACAGAGGTTAAGGCCGCAGAGTTGAAAATGGCAACAAGCCTTATCAACCAGCTCACGCCAAAAAAGTTTGATATCACTAAGTACAAAGACACCTATTCGGCCGAACTGATGAACATGATAGAAGCCAAGGCCAGCGGCGTAAAACCTAAAAAAACTGCGATCAAGATGGTGAAGAGCAAGTCTAAAGACCTGATGGCGCAACTTAAAGAAAGCCTGGAGCGTAAAAAAGCATCGTAA